The following proteins come from a genomic window of Sorghum bicolor cultivar BTx623 chromosome 3, Sorghum_bicolor_NCBIv3, whole genome shotgun sequence:
- the LOC8086340 gene encoding glycine-rich domain-containing protein 2 isoform X1 has product MSSASGLGGKEGPSSAFSVDLAAAARRLLAFLRAAPAGVGPRSVWRYEELWMPLAAREAGGGGEAAMLVPPPDVHLVWLCHCFHHENYSAYCTSRFGRLINRPSILDVENEEYAEDRCRDVWATHFPSEPFDLDTNEIDGNSVDNITCDNVDGEIVKMVRRYADLADRFASPFVWEGVYHVAARRRYVRFLDLIKKVVCGTQVFTRLVPSLDMLLMWLAHQSFPVCYATDMLAMGIRDNVAKVGVGYGEVVSDEEVGRTRGLWEDAYDEPYHMAGSEVDAGAVSAAREAFYWVPAASEEDANRLYKSLQPRFIMEQVYVLLKGEFDKEPTSKDFLRLRTQRCHRSLKLDKSMSTLSCKSWQKVWHLYCEFATRGLLIEFRRNLNGCFRKSKFLKNISFSWSDVLHEKALALTEELDVRMRAMASITPPVQAPYLLKCVPDRVTDDGGAMISDVILRMRNYRPQEGRWLTRTVLDHSGRECFVIRMRVGRGIWRRGAETPMAVKWEDRSIEVREGSWSYIASTSSIGYAPEKIVGTATAMKDQQENKVVWSLSTGGTLTVCLGDELSFQLKNNSSDEEARLLVGRRLSYRVNTDNASSNLVEEEQYLTLVRKSPDHGDRATMLLNWKLLAVEFLHEEDAVFVLLLCMVIARTMTEIRREDVAGLLVRRRISEARAGQRDWGSVMLPGSLSPDPHLQPWYRNAAQVLSSVETGPMLAKYSPADGKDMLYRQALIP; this is encoded by the exons atgtCCTCCGCCTCGGGCCTCGGCGGGAAGGAGGGTCCTTCCTCTGCCTTCTCCGTGGACCtcgcggccgccgcgcgccggCTGCTGGCCTTCCTCCGCGCGGCGCCGGCCGGGGTGGGCCCGCGGTCCGTGTGGAGGTACGAGGAGCTGTGGATGCCGCTCGCGGCGCGGGAGGcgggcggaggaggagaggcggcGATGCTGGTGCCGCCGCCCGACGTGCACCTCGTCTGGCTCTGCCACTGCTTCCACCAT GAGAACTACTCCGCATACTGCACGTCGAGGTTTGGACGCCTCATCAACCGTCCATCAATCCTTGATGTGGAGAATGAGGAGTATGCCGAGGACCGTTGTCGAGATGTCTGGGCTACTCATTTCCCATCCGAGCCATTTGATCTTGACACTAATgagattgatggaaacagtgttgATAACATAACCTGTGACAATGTCGATGGTGAAATTGTCAAAATGGTGAGACGGTACGCTGACCTAGCAGACCGCTTTGCGTCACCCTTTGTGTGGGAAGGTGTCTACCATGTTGCTGCTAGGCGGCGATATGTGCGTTTCCTGGACCTTATCAAGAAGGTTGTGTGCGGAACCCAAGTATTCACACGGCTTGTGCCTAGCCTAGACATGTTACTGATGTGGCTTGCTCACCAG agttttccTGTGTGTTATGCCACGGATATGCTAGCGATGGGCATTAGGGACAATGTTGCAAAAGTGGGGGTTGGTTATGGAGAAGTGGTGAGTGATGAGGAGGTAGGGAGGACAAGGGGACTGTGGGAGGATGCATATGATGAACCATATCATATGGCTGGATCAGAGGTTGATGCGGGAGCAGTTAGCGCAGCAAGGGAGGCATTTTACTGGGTGCCGGCAGCATCAGAGGAGGATGCCAACCGGCTATACAAGAGTTTGCAGCCAAGATTTATTATGGAG CAGGTATATGTGTTATTGAAGGGAGAATTTGATAAGGAGCCCACCAGCAAGGATTTCCTACGATTGAGAACACAGAGGTGTCACAGATCACTAAAACTCGACAAATCAATGTCCACTTTATCCTGCAAAAGCTGGCAGAAAGTATGGCACTTGTATTGTGAATTCGCAACCCGGGGCCTCCTCATTGAGTTCAGGCGTAATCTAAATGGGTGCTTCAGGAAAAGCAAGTTCCTCAAGAACATCTCATTCTCATGGAGCGATGTGTTGCATGAGAAAGCACTTGCTCTCACAGAGGAACTTGATGTCAGGATGAGGGCGATGGCTTCAATTACCCCTCCAGTTCAAGCACCATACTTATTGAAGTGTGTGCCTGATCGAGTCACTGATGATGGTGGAGCCATGATTTCTGATGTCATATTGCGCATGAGAAATTACCGTCCACAAGAAGGACGTTGGCTGACACGAACTGTGCTTGATCACAGTGGGAGAGAATGTTTTGTCATCCGGATGAG AGTAGGTAGAGGGATTTGGCGGAGAGGTGCTGAAACTCCCATGGCAGTGAAATGGGAGGATAGGAGCATTGAGGTTCGAGAAGGATCATGGTCATACATTGCTAGTACAAGCTCCATTGGTTATGCTCCTG AAAAGATAGTGGGCACAGCAACAGCGATGAAAGATCAACAGGAGAATAAGGTAGTTTGGAGCTTGTCAACAGGAGGTACACTCACAGTATGTTTGGGAGATGAACTCAGCTTTCAGTTAAAAAATAACAGCTCGGACGAGGAG GCAAGGCTGCTTGTCGGGAGGAGATTGAGCTACAGAGTAAACACAGACAATGCATCCAGCAACCTTGTTGAGGAGGAGCAATACCTCACACTTGTTCGTAAGTCACCGGATCATGGTGACAGAGCAACCATGCTTCTAAACTGGAAATTACTTGCTGTGGAGTTCTTACATGAAGAGGACGCAGTTTTTGTTCTTCTCCTATGCATGGTGATTGCACGGACCATGACAGAGATCAGGAGAGAAGATGTGGCTGGGCTTTTAGTGCGACGGAGAATAAGTGAAGCAAGGGCAGGGCAGAGAGACTGGGGCTCGGTAATGCTTCCTGGTTCGCTTTCGCCAGATCCTCATTTGCAGCCTTGGTACCGGAACGCAGCTCAGGTTTTGAGCTCTGTGGAGACAGGA
- the LOC8086340 gene encoding glycine-rich domain-containing protein 2 isoform X2 has translation MSSASGLGGKEGPSSAFSVDLAAAARRLLAFLRAAPAGVGPRSVWRYEELWMPLAAREAGGGGEAAMLVPPPDVHLVWLCHCFHHENYSAYCTSRFGRLINRPSILDVENEEYAEDRCRDVWATHFPSEPFDLDTNEIDGNSVDNITCDNVDGEIVKMVRRYADLADRFASPFVWEGVYHVAARRRYVRFLDLIKKVVCGTQVFTRLVPSLDMLLMWLAHQSFPVCYATDMLAMGIRDNVAKVGVGYGEVVSDEEVGRTRGLWEDAYDEPYHMAGSEVDAGAVSAAREAFYWVPAASEEDANRLYKSLQPRFIMEVYVLLKGEFDKEPTSKDFLRLRTQRCHRSLKLDKSMSTLSCKSWQKVWHLYCEFATRGLLIEFRRNLNGCFRKSKFLKNISFSWSDVLHEKALALTEELDVRMRAMASITPPVQAPYLLKCVPDRVTDDGGAMISDVILRMRNYRPQEGRWLTRTVLDHSGRECFVIRMRVGRGIWRRGAETPMAVKWEDRSIEVREGSWSYIASTSSIGYAPEKIVGTATAMKDQQENKVVWSLSTGGTLTVCLGDELSFQLKNNSSDEEARLLVGRRLSYRVNTDNASSNLVEEEQYLTLVRKSPDHGDRATMLLNWKLLAVEFLHEEDAVFVLLLCMVIARTMTEIRREDVAGLLVRRRISEARAGQRDWGSVMLPGSLSPDPHLQPWYRNAAQVLSSVETGPMLAKYSPADGKDMLYRQALIP, from the exons atgtCCTCCGCCTCGGGCCTCGGCGGGAAGGAGGGTCCTTCCTCTGCCTTCTCCGTGGACCtcgcggccgccgcgcgccggCTGCTGGCCTTCCTCCGCGCGGCGCCGGCCGGGGTGGGCCCGCGGTCCGTGTGGAGGTACGAGGAGCTGTGGATGCCGCTCGCGGCGCGGGAGGcgggcggaggaggagaggcggcGATGCTGGTGCCGCCGCCCGACGTGCACCTCGTCTGGCTCTGCCACTGCTTCCACCAT GAGAACTACTCCGCATACTGCACGTCGAGGTTTGGACGCCTCATCAACCGTCCATCAATCCTTGATGTGGAGAATGAGGAGTATGCCGAGGACCGTTGTCGAGATGTCTGGGCTACTCATTTCCCATCCGAGCCATTTGATCTTGACACTAATgagattgatggaaacagtgttgATAACATAACCTGTGACAATGTCGATGGTGAAATTGTCAAAATGGTGAGACGGTACGCTGACCTAGCAGACCGCTTTGCGTCACCCTTTGTGTGGGAAGGTGTCTACCATGTTGCTGCTAGGCGGCGATATGTGCGTTTCCTGGACCTTATCAAGAAGGTTGTGTGCGGAACCCAAGTATTCACACGGCTTGTGCCTAGCCTAGACATGTTACTGATGTGGCTTGCTCACCAG agttttccTGTGTGTTATGCCACGGATATGCTAGCGATGGGCATTAGGGACAATGTTGCAAAAGTGGGGGTTGGTTATGGAGAAGTGGTGAGTGATGAGGAGGTAGGGAGGACAAGGGGACTGTGGGAGGATGCATATGATGAACCATATCATATGGCTGGATCAGAGGTTGATGCGGGAGCAGTTAGCGCAGCAAGGGAGGCATTTTACTGGGTGCCGGCAGCATCAGAGGAGGATGCCAACCGGCTATACAAGAGTTTGCAGCCAAGATTTATTATGGAG GTATATGTGTTATTGAAGGGAGAATTTGATAAGGAGCCCACCAGCAAGGATTTCCTACGATTGAGAACACAGAGGTGTCACAGATCACTAAAACTCGACAAATCAATGTCCACTTTATCCTGCAAAAGCTGGCAGAAAGTATGGCACTTGTATTGTGAATTCGCAACCCGGGGCCTCCTCATTGAGTTCAGGCGTAATCTAAATGGGTGCTTCAGGAAAAGCAAGTTCCTCAAGAACATCTCATTCTCATGGAGCGATGTGTTGCATGAGAAAGCACTTGCTCTCACAGAGGAACTTGATGTCAGGATGAGGGCGATGGCTTCAATTACCCCTCCAGTTCAAGCACCATACTTATTGAAGTGTGTGCCTGATCGAGTCACTGATGATGGTGGAGCCATGATTTCTGATGTCATATTGCGCATGAGAAATTACCGTCCACAAGAAGGACGTTGGCTGACACGAACTGTGCTTGATCACAGTGGGAGAGAATGTTTTGTCATCCGGATGAG AGTAGGTAGAGGGATTTGGCGGAGAGGTGCTGAAACTCCCATGGCAGTGAAATGGGAGGATAGGAGCATTGAGGTTCGAGAAGGATCATGGTCATACATTGCTAGTACAAGCTCCATTGGTTATGCTCCTG AAAAGATAGTGGGCACAGCAACAGCGATGAAAGATCAACAGGAGAATAAGGTAGTTTGGAGCTTGTCAACAGGAGGTACACTCACAGTATGTTTGGGAGATGAACTCAGCTTTCAGTTAAAAAATAACAGCTCGGACGAGGAG GCAAGGCTGCTTGTCGGGAGGAGATTGAGCTACAGAGTAAACACAGACAATGCATCCAGCAACCTTGTTGAGGAGGAGCAATACCTCACACTTGTTCGTAAGTCACCGGATCATGGTGACAGAGCAACCATGCTTCTAAACTGGAAATTACTTGCTGTGGAGTTCTTACATGAAGAGGACGCAGTTTTTGTTCTTCTCCTATGCATGGTGATTGCACGGACCATGACAGAGATCAGGAGAGAAGATGTGGCTGGGCTTTTAGTGCGACGGAGAATAAGTGAAGCAAGGGCAGGGCAGAGAGACTGGGGCTCGGTAATGCTTCCTGGTTCGCTTTCGCCAGATCCTCATTTGCAGCCTTGGTACCGGAACGCAGCTCAGGTTTTGAGCTCTGTGGAGACAGGA